The Thalassotalea sp. 273M-4 genome includes a region encoding these proteins:
- a CDS encoding DUF423 domain-containing protein — MASVTFLQLFSGFCGAISVLAYAWLSHAQHGLVSKQIMSLETALLFAFIHLLAIFIVVLLYLQTRVKQYLLSGYLFAFGIIGFSGVIFLKTFLISGLGIITPIGGMAFAFGWLILGLASNKFKQSTQA, encoded by the coding sequence ATGGCTAGTGTCACCTTTTTACAGCTTTTTTCTGGTTTTTGTGGTGCCATTTCGGTACTGGCTTATGCATGGTTGAGTCATGCTCAACATGGCCTTGTATCTAAGCAAATAATGTCTTTAGAAACAGCGTTATTATTTGCATTTATTCATCTGCTTGCCATCTTTATAGTGGTGCTATTGTATTTACAAACACGTGTTAAACAATACTTACTAAGCGGTTATCTATTTGCCTTTGGTATTATTGGCTTTAGTGGCGTAATTTTTCTCAAAACATTTTTAATTTCTGGCCTTGGGATCATTACTCCCATTGGGGGCATGGCATTTGCCTTCGGTTGGTTAATTTTAGGACTGGCGAGCAATAAATTTAAACAATCAACACAAGCCTAA
- a CDS encoding alpha/beta family hydrolase, with protein MSTSAMEVSFTPAHNAIATFIFAHGAGADMDSEFIAQISQALVALRVNVLRFNFSYMSARKVDGKRRPPSRMPTLIEEYKQVLAGCDPALPIFIGGKSMGSRVAVHLSEQADVAGVMCLGYPFHPQKKPENLRLDCLFNTNKPVLIVQGTRDPLGNEQEIKDYQLPAHIKLAFLQDGDHDLKPRVKSGYTHQQHKQRAVEQMFAFIKVHLNG; from the coding sequence ATGAGTACATCAGCGATGGAAGTAAGTTTCACCCCAGCTCACAATGCTATTGCTACCTTTATTTTTGCCCATGGCGCTGGCGCGGATATGGACAGTGAATTTATTGCGCAAATCAGTCAAGCATTGGTTGCTTTAAGGGTCAATGTCTTACGCTTTAATTTTTCTTACATGAGTGCGCGTAAAGTCGATGGTAAACGCCGTCCGCCAAGTCGGATGCCAACCTTAATAGAAGAATATAAGCAAGTATTAGCCGGGTGCGATCCGGCTTTACCTATATTTATTGGGGGAAAGTCAATGGGCAGTCGGGTGGCTGTGCACCTTTCTGAACAAGCCGATGTAGCTGGGGTCATGTGTTTAGGTTATCCTTTTCACCCACAAAAGAAACCAGAAAACTTAAGGCTTGACTGCTTATTTAACACCAACAAGCCTGTACTTATCGTTCAAGGCACCCGCGATCCTTTGGGTAATGAGCAAGAAATTAAAGATTATCAATTACCTGCACATATTAAATTGGCGTTTTTACAAGATGGTGACCATGATCTAAAACCAAGAGTAAAATCTGGCTATACCCATCAACAACATAAACAAAGGGCGGTCGAGCAAATGTTCGCCTTTATTAAGGTTCATCTTAATGGCTAG